A genomic window from Acidobacteriota bacterium includes:
- a CDS encoding response regulator — protein sequence MGHKLLLADDSITIQKVVSLTFAEEDFEVICVGNGEIAVEKIREQQPDIVLADIFMPRKTGYEVCAFVKTSERFRHIPVILLVGTFEPFDKAEAASVGADGFLTKPFEPTVLIRMVRQMLEKTKADRMAANLERTVVSSSITGQVPLPRVQSKRPAEDNKTVQIPRESLLEMPELKVRSVVKSDLEETLLASDVKPAIPDLKPDEILLPVGDEVLLAPEEIVLPQAESPRPPAVPETAPLPPEPLREVPETAPFAPEPVAQTPAPAQLITPSTQVTDLFAYPDPMVSVRRPIVEPPTAPLPTVQEEREEPLVPEPQPEIPAPAQLVPSVPEPPAEKPAPVPPVSETSMRISLSPKDTGESLLEFDTIVSRITLPSEEDILGVFDLIGIEKIIAQRKSLEAALREEMTPPEPPRVAARVEAAFAEEVEEPRHEVAVETVQAPEPVLEAEPEVKAAPLPAAAAQTEAVLDETLVTRIARMVVEKLSEKIIHEIAWEVVPELAELVIRQEVERMKREGKL from the coding sequence ATGGGTCACAAGCTGCTGCTCGCTGACGACAGCATCACCATCCAGAAGGTGGTCAGCCTGACGTTCGCGGAGGAGGACTTCGAGGTCATCTGCGTCGGGAACGGCGAGATCGCCGTCGAGAAGATCCGGGAACAGCAACCGGACATCGTTCTGGCCGATATCTTCATGCCGCGGAAAACCGGCTACGAAGTGTGTGCCTTCGTCAAGACCAGCGAACGGTTCCGTCACATCCCCGTGATCCTGCTGGTGGGGACCTTCGAGCCCTTCGACAAGGCCGAGGCGGCGAGCGTGGGGGCGGACGGTTTCCTGACGAAGCCCTTCGAGCCCACGGTGCTGATCCGGATGGTCCGCCAGATGCTGGAGAAGACCAAGGCCGACCGGATGGCGGCAAACCTCGAGCGGACGGTCGTCTCCAGTTCCATCACCGGCCAGGTCCCCCTGCCCCGCGTCCAGAGCAAACGCCCGGCGGAGGACAACAAGACGGTGCAGATCCCCCGCGAGAGCCTGCTGGAGATGCCGGAACTCAAGGTCCGCTCCGTCGTCAAGAGCGACCTGGAGGAGACCCTCCTGGCGTCCGACGTCAAGCCGGCGATCCCGGACCTCAAGCCGGACGAAATCCTGCTCCCCGTCGGGGATGAAGTCCTGCTGGCTCCCGAGGAAATCGTGTTGCCGCAGGCGGAATCCCCCCGGCCCCCGGCCGTTCCCGAAACGGCCCCGCTCCCCCCGGAGCCTCTCCGGGAGGTCCCCGAGACCGCGCCCTTCGCCCCGGAGCCCGTGGCGCAGACCCCGGCCCCCGCGCAGCTGATCACGCCCTCCACGCAGGTGACCGATCTCTTCGCCTACCCCGATCCCATGGTGTCTGTCCGCCGGCCCATCGTGGAGCCCCCGACGGCGCCGCTGCCCACGGTCCAGGAGGAGCGGGAGGAGCCCCTCGTCCCGGAGCCGCAACCCGAAATACCCGCCCCGGCCCAGTTAGTGCCGTCCGTTCCGGAACCGCCGGCTGAAAAGCCCGCCCCGGTTCCGCCCGTGTCGGAAACCAGCATGCGGATCTCCCTCTCCCCGAAGGACACGGGGGAGTCCCTCCTGGAATTCGACACCATCGTCAGCCGCATCACCCTGCCCTCTGAGGAAGACATCCTCGGCGTTTTCGACCTCATCGGCATCGAGAAGATCATCGCGCAGCGGAAAAGCCTCGAGGCGGCCCTTCGCGAGGAGATGACGCCCCCGGAGCCCCCCCGGGTGGCGGCCCGGGTCGAGGCGGCGTTCGCGGAGGAGGTGGAGGAACCGCGGCACGAGGTCGCCGTCGAAACCGTCCAGGCCCCCGAGCCGGTCCTCGAGGCCGAGCCCGAAGTGAAGGCCGCCCCCCTGCCGGCGGCTGCGGCGCAAACCGAGGCCGTCCTGGACGAGACCCTGGTGACCCGGATCGCCCGGATGGTGGTGGAGAAGCTCTCCGAAAAGATCATCCACGAAATTGCCTGGGAGGTGGTCCCGGAACTGGCGGAACTGGTGATCCGTCAGGAAGTGGAACGGATGAAAAGGGAAGGGAAGCTCTGA